A stretch of the Kushneria konosiri genome encodes the following:
- a CDS encoding Na+/H+ antiporter, which produces MHIVLLALALILVAAGSGIMARFVPRIPLPILQIAIGALLAWLETPLDISLEPETFMLLFVPPLLFADAWQFPQRELTSLRHPIIALAVGLVLFTVVCAGFLIHWLLPNLPLAVCFALAAILSPTDAVAVSAISGRLGIPPRLMHILEGESLMNDASALVSLKFAVAAAMTGAFSFGQVSLQFALITFIGISVGIALAFLFSTIRRKLIDRRGTESSTEILLVMLTIPFAAYLIAEHLDGSGIMAAVSAGITINRTELKRYAQTRTRMQMNHFWEILTFLLNAMVFLLLGLQLPDIIGGAIEVSLNNTRSFNLPELAFYVVAISLALMALRLVWIMGAVYLSRLSSRRRRTAHVPLSSRIMAIGTVAGIRGTITLAAALSLPLTLPDGEAFPGRELVIFLATGVILFTLLLGSIVLPLLLRRMDKPDDSWRDEEARSARHAASLAAIEAIEGWYSDAQKRHDTELERSVLAETSARMIGYYRNLMTINDKRSSSERHEHDQRFSREMRLAAIRAERREYYRLRSTHQIDDHTLRRLVRELDLVEMALAPGTR; this is translated from the coding sequence ATGCATATTGTTTTACTGGCACTGGCCCTGATTCTGGTGGCCGCCGGCAGCGGTATCATGGCGCGCTTTGTGCCGCGCATTCCCCTGCCCATCCTGCAGATTGCGATCGGCGCCCTGCTGGCCTGGCTGGAAACACCGCTGGATATCAGTCTCGAGCCCGAGACCTTCATGCTGCTGTTTGTGCCGCCGCTGCTGTTTGCCGATGCCTGGCAGTTCCCCCAGCGGGAGCTGACCTCGCTGCGCCATCCAATCATTGCCCTGGCGGTGGGCCTTGTTCTATTTACCGTGGTGTGCGCCGGCTTTTTGATTCACTGGCTGCTGCCCAACCTGCCGCTGGCCGTGTGCTTTGCCCTGGCCGCCATACTCTCCCCTACCGATGCCGTGGCGGTCTCTGCCATTTCCGGCCGGCTGGGCATTCCGCCCCGCCTGATGCATATCCTTGAGGGCGAATCACTGATGAACGATGCCTCCGCCCTGGTATCGCTCAAGTTTGCCGTGGCCGCAGCCATGACCGGCGCCTTCTCTTTCGGTCAGGTGAGCCTGCAGTTTGCCCTGATCACCTTTATCGGCATTTCGGTCGGGATTGCACTGGCCTTTTTGTTCTCGACCATTCGCCGCAAGCTGATCGACCGACGTGGCACCGAATCCTCGACCGAAATCCTGCTGGTCATGCTGACGATCCCCTTTGCGGCCTACCTGATCGCCGAACATCTGGATGGCTCGGGCATCATGGCTGCCGTCTCGGCCGGCATTACCATTAACCGCACCGAGCTCAAGCGCTACGCCCAGACCCGTACCCGCATGCAGATGAACCACTTCTGGGAGATTCTGACCTTTTTGCTCAACGCGATGGTCTTCTTGCTGCTGGGTCTGCAGCTGCCGGACATCATTGGCGGGGCCATCGAGGTATCGCTCAACAACACCCGCAGCTTTAACCTGCCGGAACTTGCATTTTATGTGGTGGCCATCTCGCTGGCCCTGATGGCGCTGCGTCTTGTCTGGATCATGGGCGCCGTCTATCTCTCCAGACTCTCGTCGCGGCGGCGCCGCACGGCACATGTGCCCCTGTCCAGCCGCATCATGGCCATCGGGACGGTCGCCGGCATTCGCGGCACCATTACGCTGGCCGCCGCGCTGTCACTGCCGCTGACGCTGCCTGATGGCGAGGCCTTCCCGGGACGCGAGCTGGTCATCTTTCTGGCCACCGGGGTCATTTTATTTACCCTGCTGCTGGGCAGCATCGTCCTGCCCCTGCTGTTGCGCCGCATGGACAAGCCAGACGACAGCTGGCGCGATGAAGAGGCCCGCTCGGCACGCCATGCCGCCTCCCTTGCCGCCATCGAGGCGATCGAGGGCTGGTACAGCGACGCCCAAAAGCGCCATGACACGGAGCTTGAACGCTCGGTGCTGGCCGAGACCAGCGCTCGCATGATCGGCTACTACCGTAACCTGATGACCATCAACGACAAGCGCTCAAGCTCCGAGCGTCACGAACATGACCAGCGCTTTTCCCGCGAGATGCGCCTGGCGGCCATCCGTGCAGAACGACGCGAGTACTATCGGCTGCGCTCAACGCATCAGATCGATGACCACACCCTGCGACGGCTGGTGCGCGAACTGGATCTGGTCGAGATGGCGCTGGCGCCCGGTACGCGCTAG
- a CDS encoding type 1 glutamine amidotransferase domain-containing protein, translated as MSELKGTKVAILATDGFEESELASPKKALEAQSIEVHVVSLKKHGIKAWAETDWGDEYPVDKVLEEVSADDYDALMLPGGHFNPDTLRTEEKALNFVRDFFKAGKPVGAICHAPWILINAEVVDGRRMTSVPTIAQDLKNAGAQWEDSEVVCDSALVTSRTPKDLNAFNNKLIEEIKEGRHRNQHA; from the coding sequence ATGAGCGAATTGAAAGGCACCAAGGTCGCCATTCTGGCCACCGACGGTTTTGAAGAGTCCGAGCTTGCCTCGCCGAAAAAGGCGCTGGAAGCGCAAAGCATCGAAGTGCACGTGGTGTCGCTGAAAAAACATGGCATCAAGGCGTGGGCAGAGACCGACTGGGGCGATGAGTATCCGGTCGACAAGGTTCTCGAAGAAGTCAGCGCCGATGATTATGACGCGCTGATGCTGCCGGGCGGTCACTTCAATCCGGATACCCTGCGCACCGAGGAAAAGGCGCTGAATTTTGTGCGCGACTTCTTCAAGGCCGGCAAGCCGGTCGGCGCGATCTGCCATGCCCCATGGATCCTGATCAACGCCGAAGTGGTCGATGGCCGACGCATGACGTCCGTCCCCACCATCGCGCAGGATCTGAAAAACGCCGGCGCCCAGTGGGAAGACAGCGAAGTAGTCTGCGACAGCGCGCTGGTCACCAGCCGCACGCCAAAGGATCTCAACGCCTTCAACAACAAGTTGATTGAAGAGATCAAGGAAGGGCGTCACCGCAACCAGCACGCCTGA
- a CDS encoding type 1 glutamine amidotransferase domain-containing protein translates to MSQDLMGVRVAIMATDGFEESELAVPQATLAAEGIEVHIVSPERGTIRAWAETQWGEDYPVDKSLDEVSSHDYHALVLPGGVLNPDNLRTNEKALTFARGFFQEGKPVGAICHAAWTLINAGVVEGRRMTSVPALRKDLENAGAKWEDSEVVCDSAFVTSRLPKDLDAFCSKLIEEIHEGRHRHQHA, encoded by the coding sequence ATGAGTCAGGATCTAATGGGCGTTCGCGTCGCGATTATGGCCACCGACGGTTTTGAAGAGTCGGAGCTTGCCGTACCACAGGCCACGCTGGCCGCCGAAGGCATCGAGGTACATATTGTATCGCCCGAACGCGGCACGATTCGCGCCTGGGCCGAGACCCAGTGGGGTGAGGACTACCCCGTCGACAAGAGCCTTGATGAGGTCAGCTCACACGATTACCACGCGCTGGTACTGCCGGGTGGCGTGCTCAACCCGGATAATCTGCGCACCAATGAGAAGGCGCTGACCTTCGCCCGCGGCTTTTTTCAGGAAGGCAAACCGGTCGGTGCCATCTGCCACGCCGCCTGGACGCTGATCAACGCAGGCGTGGTCGAGGGCCGTCGCATGACTTCGGTCCCCGCCCTGCGCAAGGATCTGGAAAACGCCGGTGCGAAGTGGGAAGACAGCGAAGTCGTCTGCGACAGCGCCTTTGTTACCAGCCGTCTGCCGAAGGATCTGGATGCCTTTTGCAGCAAACTGATCGAAGAAATTCATGAAGGCCGTCATCGCCATCAGCACGCGTAA
- a CDS encoding aldo/keto reductase: METIQLPNSDLTPSRIALGTWAIGGWKWGGTDEKQSIATVQSAIERGITCIDTAAVYGFGESERLVGKALKEGGIRDKAVLATKCGLNWNDDGPYRDASRGRIEQEINDSLKRLQTDYIDLYQLHWPDPTVEIEEAATVLRELKDSGKIRAVGVSNFSVEQMRAFQQICPLSTMQPPYNLFERDIEHDILPAIREDGVGTLTYGALCRGLLSGKINRDTTFNGDDLRKSDPKFQSPRFEQYISAVEKLDAYAQEHYNKRVLHLALRWLLDQPGVSVALWGARRPDQLDPANEVMGWSLDDKAMRDIDAILSECITDPVGPEFMAPPTRNEA; this comes from the coding sequence ATGGAAACGATTCAACTCCCCAACAGTGATCTCACACCGTCACGCATTGCGCTCGGCACCTGGGCCATTGGTGGCTGGAAATGGGGTGGCACCGACGAAAAGCAGTCCATTGCGACCGTGCAGAGCGCCATCGAGCGCGGCATTACCTGCATCGACACTGCCGCAGTCTATGGCTTTGGCGAATCCGAGCGACTGGTCGGCAAGGCGCTCAAGGAAGGCGGCATCCGTGACAAGGCGGTGCTGGCGACCAAGTGTGGCCTGAACTGGAACGATGACGGCCCCTATCGTGATGCCAGCCGTGGGCGCATCGAGCAGGAGATCAATGACAGTCTGAAGCGGCTGCAGACCGACTATATCGATCTGTACCAGCTGCACTGGCCGGACCCGACCGTTGAAATCGAGGAAGCCGCCACGGTACTGCGTGAACTGAAGGACAGCGGCAAGATTCGGGCCGTAGGGGTTTCCAACTTCTCGGTCGAGCAGATGCGCGCTTTCCAGCAGATCTGCCCGCTCTCCACCATGCAGCCGCCCTATAACCTGTTCGAGCGCGACATCGAGCACGACATCCTGCCGGCGATCCGCGAAGACGGTGTGGGCACCCTGACCTATGGCGCCCTGTGCCGCGGCCTGCTCTCCGGCAAGATAAACCGCGACACCACCTTTAATGGTGATGATCTGCGCAAAAGTGACCCGAAATTCCAGTCGCCGCGCTTTGAACAGTACATCAGCGCCGTTGAAAAGCTCGATGCCTACGCCCAGGAGCACTACAACAAGCGCGTGCTGCACCTGGCCCTGCGCTGGCTGCTTGATCAGCCCGGTGTTTCGGTCGCGCTGTGGGGCGCCCGTCGTCCGGATCAGCTCGACCCGGCCAACGAGGTCATGGGCTGGTCACTCGATGACAAGGCCATGCGTGACATCGACGCCATCCTCTCGGAATGCATCACCGACCCGGTCGGGCCGGAGTTCATGGCGCCGCCGACGAGGAACGAGGCGTAA
- the rmuC gene encoding DNA recombination protein RmuC: protein MNSAVLISFAVMALAVAVALALWWRSQHQRALVETLEEDNERLREQVGETERMLAEREALLEREQTHTQELRTQLSQREHRLAEVNEALSDYRERTTRLEVEKQRDTAHFEERLNLLGSARQELTHEFERLAGRIFDERQQQFSHQSKESVSALMAPVREQIEQFRARLETLHGEQQQGRTQLTTQLEYLAGLNRQMSEDASNLTRALKGDSKSQGNWGELILERVLERSGLRQGIEYEREVVLTHDQGRSRPDAVIYLPESRHLIIDAKVSLTAWSEVVAAESAVAREQAMRRHLRSVRSHIETLSDKGYARLPGLNAPDMVFLFMPIEPAFAAVFEHDDRLFHEAFDRHVVLVTPSTLLASLRTVAGLWRLERQNDNARDIVARAEKLLEKCQGFVTSMEEVGTHLERATGSHRQAMNRLRDGQGSLIAQAGRLNALGVRNRKPWPESVSESARSGREAQEALHNERSSPFAESRDASGTLSFDED, encoded by the coding sequence ATGAATAGTGCTGTGCTGATCTCTTTTGCGGTAATGGCGCTGGCCGTTGCTGTAGCCCTTGCCCTGTGGTGGCGCAGTCAGCACCAGCGCGCGCTGGTGGAAACGCTTGAGGAGGACAATGAGCGTCTGCGCGAGCAGGTCGGGGAGACCGAGCGCATGCTGGCCGAGCGCGAGGCCCTGCTCGAGCGTGAGCAGACCCATACCCAGGAGCTGCGAACGCAGCTGTCACAGCGTGAGCATCGGCTGGCAGAGGTCAATGAGGCGCTATCGGATTACCGTGAGCGCACCACACGACTGGAAGTGGAAAAGCAGCGGGATACGGCCCATTTCGAGGAGCGCCTGAATCTTCTGGGCAGCGCGCGTCAGGAGCTGACCCATGAGTTCGAACGGCTGGCCGGGCGCATCTTTGATGAGCGCCAGCAGCAGTTCTCCCACCAGTCAAAAGAGAGCGTCAGCGCCTTGATGGCGCCGGTGCGCGAACAGATCGAACAGTTTCGGGCTCGTCTTGAAACCCTGCATGGCGAGCAGCAGCAGGGCCGCACCCAGCTCACCACCCAGCTGGAGTATCTGGCCGGGCTCAATCGTCAGATGAGCGAGGATGCCAGCAATCTGACCCGGGCCCTCAAGGGGGACAGCAAGTCGCAGGGCAACTGGGGCGAGCTGATTCTGGAGCGGGTGCTGGAGCGCTCGGGGCTGAGACAGGGCATCGAGTACGAGCGCGAAGTCGTGCTGACCCATGACCAGGGCCGGTCACGTCCGGATGCCGTCATCTATCTGCCCGAGTCGCGTCATTTGATCATCGACGCCAAGGTATCGCTCACCGCCTGGAGCGAAGTGGTGGCGGCAGAAAGCGCCGTGGCCCGCGAGCAGGCCATGCGCCGGCATTTGCGTTCGGTGCGCAGCCACATCGAGACGCTGTCCGACAAGGGCTATGCGCGCCTGCCGGGGCTCAATGCCCCGGACATGGTGTTTTTGTTCATGCCCATCGAGCCAGCCTTTGCCGCGGTGTTCGAGCATGATGATCGACTCTTTCATGAAGCCTTTGATCGCCATGTCGTACTGGTCACGCCCTCGACGCTACTGGCCAGCCTGCGCACGGTGGCGGGTCTCTGGCGGCTGGAGCGCCAGAACGATAACGCGCGCGATATTGTTGCTCGCGCCGAAAAGCTGCTGGAAAAGTGCCAGGGTTTTGTGACCAGCATGGAGGAGGTCGGCACGCACCTTGAACGCGCCACCGGCAGCCATCGTCAGGCGATGAATCGACTGCGAGATGGCCAGGGCAGCCTCATTGCTCAGGCCGGACGGCTCAACGCGCTGGGCGTTCGCAATCGTAAACCCTGGCCGGAGAGCGTCAGCGAGAGTGCCCGAAGCGGACGTGAGGCGCAGGAGGCTTTGCACAACGAACGCTCGTCCCCGTTTGCCGAGTCGCGCGACGCCTCCGGAACGCTGAGCTTTGATGAGGACTGA